The window CAAGATCAAGGAGCtccttgatcataagaggtaatagaCTATCGTTCCCAAATAAAATTTACCACTCTGCTCAACGTCATTTTTTTAAAATACTATAAAATCTAAGAATTACTAGGTGACCACCACTGCTATGTATATGTATGTTGCATACTTCACACTTTGCTTATCGTACTAGTAGAGTGGAGAGATAGCACCCCCCCAAATAGAGAAAAATGTTTGAAAAGTTTCTGCACCTCTTTTTTTGTCTGTGGACATCCGATCTTCATAAGAAATGCTCCTCGCGCGAACCTCTTTTATTTATAAACGCCCAGAGTACTTGAACTATGAATCGCTGCTCTTGGTTTCCACATCTTTGAAGAATAATATAACATCTTAGTAAACTATTTGCAACACCTAGATAAAGAATCTTTGCTGCCATTTGCCAAGAAACAAAAAATGTTTTATCTTCTGGGGAAAAGGAAAATCGAGCTCCTTAGTTTGTTGTAAATGCTGTTAGTATTTCTATTTGAACAACTATATTACAAATTCAATGTGTCCATGCATACAAAATTCCTAACTCCAATAATGTCTATGTCCAATTAAACCAGGTATCTCATTGTTATCAATGATGTATGGAACCTAGCAGCCTGGGAAGCTATCCGCCTCAAATTGCCAGAAAATAATTCCGGCAGCAGAATCATTGTGACAACTCGGATAGAGACGGTGGCCAAGGCAGCTAGTGTCTACTTTGTCCATCATATGGAGCCCATGAAATTAGAGGCTAGTAAGGAACTGTTCATGAATAGAGTATTTGGCCCCATGGCTTATTGGCTGGGTGGACAGGAAAAATACATGGACACAATTTTGAAAAAATGTGGCGGGATGCCATTGGCCATCATTAGCATCGCCAGCCTTCTGACAAACTATAGGTCGGTTGAAGGCATAACAGTATGGGAAAGAGTTTCTAGATCAATTGGTTCTCAGATGGAGAGCCACCCTACCCTCGAGAGGATGAGGCAGGTGATTACACTCAGCTATGACTACCTGCCTCGTCATCTCAAGGCCTGCATGATGTATCTCAGCATTTTCCCAGAGCATTATGTGATTGGAAAATATAGGCTGCTATACAGATGGATTGCCGAAGGTTTGGTCACTGAGAAGCGAGGGCTGACTTTGTTGGAGGTTGCACAAGAATATTTGAATGAGTTGATAAATAGGAACATGATTCAGCTGGAAAAGTTTGTATTGGAACAATATGGTTCTACAAAAGTAGAAGTAGAGGGGTGCCGGGTGCATGACATGATCCTTGAGGTCATGGTGTCCAAATCCAAGGAGTCTAACTTTGTTTGCTTGGTGGGGCGGCAATATGGAAGAATGCCACATGGACATGGAAAGACCCGTCGCCTTTCCATACATGATAATGACCATGACGAGCAACATCATGCAAGGCATTGCGTTGAGGGGATAAAGGTACAATATGTCCGGTCGCTGACCACATTTCAGTGCAGTTATGGCCTTGAGAAGCTCTTGGACCGTCTAGGCGAGTTCAAATTGCTCAGGGTACTTGACCTAGAAGATTGCAAGTCCCTGCGAGATAAGCACATGAGAGATGTTTGCCGATTGTATCTCCTCAGGTTCTTGAGCTTGAGGGGTACAAATGTCAAAGCGATTCCTGACAAAATTGGCAACCTAGAGCACTTGGAGACTCTTGATATAAAAAGTACAAGCATCGGGAAGTTGTTGCCGCAAACTGTGACAAAGCTGAGCAAACTAGAGTGCCTCAGGTCCAATGAGTGGCTTCTGCCACGGGAGCTAGGGAACATGAAGGCGTTGTGCGTGGTGGACACGGGAATCCTCGATGGCGATGATGTTCCATTGGTTACCCAAGAGATCGGCAAGCTACCACAGCTGCAGGTGCTAAGTATCCGAATTGATACGGATGAGTTCTTGCAGGAGTCTTTGACTAACCTTGCCACCTCCCTGAGCAAGACAAGCACTCTCCAATCGCTCCATCTGGAATACTACGGGGGTAAGGACGGTTTGGAGTTTCTCCTTCATGTCTCCACGCCGCCACCACTCCTCCAATTCCTTGGTGTATATGGCCGCATCAGCCAACTGCCTGAATGGATCTCATCACTCACACACCTCACCAAGTTTGTTCTAGGACGGACAGAACTTGTTGGCGACCAGTTATTTCATGTCTTGTGTAAGTTGCCAAATCTGCAGAGCATCCAACTGGGGCATGGTAGCTACAAAGGACCAGGACTAGTTGCACGTGACCAAAGTTTCCCGGTGTTGAGGATCTTGAAGGTGTTCGGATGTAGCACCATGCTCACATTCGAGAAAAAATCAATGCCAGAGCTCGAGACACTTGTATTGGACTTTGGTGACATTACCCAAATGGGCTTTGTTGGCGTCGAGAACTTGAACAGCCTTAAAGAGGTCAAGCTCCGTGGTTGGAAAAGCAACCCAGCAATGCAGCGTGCAGTTGAGCAGCTCAAGACTCTCTCTGAGTCCAACAAGATCAGAGTTGTAGTGGACTGGTGATGAGGTGCGCATCTCTGGAACACTGCTGCTCCCGTACGTTTTCTATGGCCTTAATTAGTATTATGCTTTTCCTTTCAACTGCATGTGTGTTTCCTAGCTAAATTCTGTTCAGAGTTCAGCCTTGATCGAGCATTTCATTCTCTATTATCGTTTTTCATGTGTGTGAACTGTGAACTGGAATGCAAAATAAAatagcttgtactccctccgtcctaaaataagtgtctcaagtttgtacttcctccgtccggaaatacttgtcttagaaatgattgtatctagacttattttaattatagatacatccattctaTCTATTTTTAGGATAAGTACatccggacggagggaatactagctttagtacaaagttgtactatagttaagacacttattttgctaCGGAGGGAGTATCTTGTAACGTGAGGGCGATTGTGCAAGTATGGCACAAAATTTAAATCTACTTTTCACGTTTTGCTGTTACTTATGTTGATGGGCTCTTGCGCGAGCAACTCCTTTCTGATTGGATTATATATTGTCCCCAGCAGATGACTGGGGCTGTATCGTGTTCCTGAAAAAATAAAATCTACTGTACAATCTGACAAACCCAGGACAAGTGTGATATAAAACGATGATGTTATGAGAAGTTCGGCCTAACGTTATGTCAgcgccttagagcatctccagccgttcgcacacaggacgcataaaaatcgcccctgggggcgagccggcgatacaaccggcgctgggggcggtttcgcgcctagtcgtcgcccccagctcgcccccaggcgccgatattGCCTCACTTTTCAGCCTCATTTTGACAAATAAAGGGCCCATATGAGCGacgataggcccatattcggcgtgtttCGCGATTGTTCGGcgttcaattatgcacataaatttttttatcacatatttcatcacagaaatatcaaatacttcaacaaaatagtataACAATAAATAGtttaatacaaattatatagttcaacaaataaaaactcatatttcatcacacgtcgcgcccggcgtcgcccttgagcctccatagctgccctatcagatcttgctgcagttgatgatgcatctgtgggtctcggatctcctgacgcatactgagatagacaGTCCAGgtcgccggtagctggtgatcaacttcggctagaggaccctgtctgtagtatggttcagt is drawn from Triticum dicoccoides isolate Atlit2015 ecotype Zavitan unplaced genomic scaffold, WEW_v2.0 scaffold4144, whole genome shotgun sequence and contains these coding sequences:
- the LOC119346483 gene encoding disease resistance protein RGA5-like codes for the protein IKELLDHKRYLIVINDVWNLAAWEAIRLKLPENNSGSRIIVTTRIETVAKAASVYFVHHMEPMKLEASKELFMNRVFGPMAYWLGGQEKYMDTILKKCGGMPLAIISIASLLTNYRSVEGITVWERVSRSIGSQMESHPTLERMRQVITLSYDYLPRHLKACMMYLSIFPEHYVIGKYRLLYRWIAEGLVTEKRGLTLLEVAQEYLNELINRNMIQLEKFVLEQYGSTKVEVEGCRVHDMILEVMVSKSKDYGLEKLLDRLGEFKLLRVLDLEDCKSLRDKHMRDVCRLYLLRFLSLRGTNVKAIPDKIGNLEHLETLDIKSTSIGKLLPQTVTKLSKLECLRSNEWLLPRELGNMKALCVVDTGILDGDDVPLVTQEIGKLPQLQVLSIRIDTDEFLQESLTNLATSLSKTSTLQSLHLEYYGGKDGLEFLLHVSTPPPLLQFLGVYGRISQLPEWISSLTHLTKFVLGRTELVGDQLFHVLCKLPNLQSIQLGHGSYKGPGLVARDQSFPVLRILKVFGCSTMLTFEKKSMPELETLVLDFGDITQMGFVGVENLNSLKEVKLRGWKSNPAMQRAVEQLKTLSESNKIRVVVDW